In Priestia aryabhattai, the DNA window TGGTAGTAGCAGCACAAGTTTTTCCGTTAGTAATGCCTCAAACTCTATATCTCTGAATGATTCTGAGACAGTGCCAATCGCGAAATCAATTTCTTGATTGCGTATATGTTGATGAAGGTGCTTTTCGTCTGCAACGAGTAAGCTAATTTCTGTGTTGGGATATCTTTTTTTAAATAATGAGAGAATGGAAGGCAGTCGACTGCTTGCTGTAGGCTCTGCAGCACCTATACGGATAGTGCCAGCTTCGCCTGTTGAATAATCCTTTAAGGTGTTATTGAGATATTCATATTCCTTTAGTAAAATATTTGCCCGCTCGTAAAAGATTTTACCTGCTTCAGTAAGCTTAATGCTTTTTCCTCGTTCTAAAAGCTTAAATCCTAGTTCGGATTCTAACTTTTGAATGTGCAGCGTAATGGTAGGCTGGGAGTACTTTAAATATTCAGCGGCTAATTGAAAGCTTCCTAAACGAACAATGGTTTGAAACGTTTTAATAACGCGAAATTCCATCGAATTCCCTCCTTTTGCTATAAAACGATTGTGTTAATTTATAATATTTTACCATAAAGCTAAGAATTAAAGTTTACAATTCCAATAAAAATACTAAGT includes these proteins:
- a CDS encoding LysR family transcriptional regulator gives rise to the protein MEFRVIKTFQTIVRLGSFQLAAEYLKYSQPTITLHIQKLESELGFKLLERGKSIKLTEAGKIFYERANILLKEYEYLNNTLKDYSTGEAGTIRIGAAEPTASSRLPSILSLFKKRYPNTEISLLVADEKHLHQHIRNQEIDFAIGTVSESFRDIEFEALLTEKLVLLLPFNHALTKRKTIFAKDLIHETLITAGQSSVQKKIEQLIFERTGQLPAKVQLGTISTLQHFVKENLGIAVVPQISATLPPDQVVVKTIHDLHEGPAIGILKHQSHTVSTAGKTFLALLKQNLAFDLKKAQIELSV